A part of Dasypus novemcinctus isolate mDasNov1 chromosome 7, mDasNov1.1.hap2, whole genome shotgun sequence genomic DNA contains:
- the LOC101427266 gene encoding olfactory receptor 6B2-like: protein MRGENATKVSVFILVGFPTTPGLQYVLFLLFLLMYLFVLVENLAIILTIWSSNSLHRPMYYFLCIMSSLEIWYVCDIIPKMLDGFLLQHKSISFIGCMIQLYFFSSLVCTECVLLASMAYDRYVAICHPLRYAVIMSTGFCFQLVGFSFASGFTISMIKIYFISSATFCGSNVLNHFFCDISPILKLACTDFSTAELVDFILAFIILLFPLMATVMSYVHITLAVLRIPSTTGRWRAFSTCASHLMVVTIFYTALVFMYVRPHAIDSRSSNKLISVLYTVLTPILNPLIYCLRNKEFKDALKKALGLGQAPL, encoded by the coding sequence ATGAGAGGAGAGAATGCCACCAAGGTCAGTGTGTTCATCCTGGTGGGCTTCCCCACGACCCCTGGGCTGCAGTACgtgctcttccttctcttcctgctcATGTACCTCTTTGTCCTGGTGGAGAACCTGGCCATCATCCTCACCATCTGGAGCAGCAACTCCCTCCATCGGCCCATGTACTACTTTCTGTGTATCATGTCCTCCTTGGAGATCTGGTACGTGTGTGACATCATCCCCAAGATGTTAGACGGGTTCCTCCTGCAACACAAAAGCATCTCTTTCATAGGATGCATGATTCAGCTCTATTTCTTCAGCTCGCTGGTGTGCACTGAGTGTGTGCTCCTGGCttccatggcctatgaccgctacgtGGCCATCTGCCACCCACTGCGCTACGCAGTCATCATGTCCACTGGCTTCTGCTTCCAGCTCGTGGGCTTTTCCTTTGCGAGTGGCTTCACCATCTCCATGATCAAGATCTACTTTATCTCCAGTGCCACATTCTGTGGCTCCAATGTCCTGAACCACTTCTTCTGTGACATTTCCCCCATCctcaagctggcctgcacagacttCTCAACTGCAGAACTGGTCGACTTCATCCTGGCCTTCATCATCTTACTTTTCCCACTCATGGCCACCGTGATGTCCTATGTCCACATCACCCTGGCTGTCCTGCGCATCCCCTCCACCACTGGCCGCTGGAGAGCCTTCTCCACCTGTGCGTCCCACCTCATGGTGGTCACCATCTTCTACACAGCTTTGGTTTTCATGTACGTTCGACCCCATGCCATTGATTCTCGGAGCTCAAACAAACTTATTTCTGTTCTGTACACTGTCCTCACCCCCATCCTGAACCCCTTGATCTACTGCCTGAGGAACAAAGAATTTAAGGATGCCTTGAAGAAGGCTTTGGGCTTAGGTCAAGCTCCACTCTAG
- the LOC101427711 gene encoding olfactory receptor 6B2 yields the protein MRGENVTKVSAFILVGFPTAPGLQYMLFLLFLLMYLFVLVENLAIILTVWSSNSLHRPMYYFLCSMSFLEIWYVCDIIPKMLDGFLLQRKHISFVGCMTQLYFFSSLVCTECVLLASMAYDRYVAICHPLRYAVIMSTGLCVQLVGFSFVSGFTISMIKVYFISSAKFCGSNVLNHFFCDISPILKLACTDFSTAELVDFILAFIILVFPLMATVLSYAHITLAVLHIPSTTGRWRAFSTCASHLTVVTIFYMAMIFMYVRPQAIDSRSSNKLISAVYTVLTPIINPLTYCLRNKEFKDALKKTLDLDQAPQYNN from the coding sequence ATGAGGGGAGAAAATGTCACCAAGGTCAGTGCGTTCATCCTGGTGGGCTTCCCCACGGCCCCTGGGCTGCAGTACatgctcttccttctcttcctgctcATGTACCTCTTTGTCCTGGTGGAGAACCTGGCCATCATCCTCACCGTCTGGAGCAGCAACTCCCTCCACCGGCCCATGTACTACTTCCTATGCTCCATGTCTTTCCTGGAGATCTGGTACGTGTGTGACATCATCCCCAAGATGCTGGATGGGTTCCTCCTGCAACGCAAACACATCTCTTTCGTAGGATGCATGACTCAGCTTTATTTCTTCAGCTCGCTGGTGTGCACTGAGTGTgtgcttctggcttccatggcctatgatcgctatgtggccatctgccacccaCTGCGCTATGCAGTCATCATGTCCACTGGGCTCTGTGTCCAGCTTGTGGGCTTTTCCTTTGTGAGTGGCTTCACCATCTCCATGATCAAGGTCTACTTTATCTCCAGTGCCAAATTCTGTGGCTCCAATGTCCTGAACCACTTCTTCTGTGACATTTCCCCCATTctcaagctggcctgcacagacttCTCGACTGCAGAACTGGTAGACTTTATCCTGGCCTTCATCATCTTGGTTTTCCCGCTCATGGCCACTGTGCTATCCTATGCCCACATCACCCTGGCTGTCCTGCACATCCCCTCCACCACTGGCCGCTGGAGAGCCTTCTCCACCTGTGCGTCCCATCTCACAGTGGTCACCATCTTCTACATGGCAATGATCTTCATGTATGTCCGGCCCCAGGCCATCGATTCCCGGAGCTCTAACAAGCTCATCTCTGCTGTTTACACTGTCCTCACCCCCATCATAAACCCCTTGACCTACTGCCTGAGGAACAAAGAATTTAAGGATGCCTTGAAAAAGACTTTGGACTTAGATCAAGCTCCTCAGTACAATAATTGA